One window from the genome of Neospora caninum Liverpool complete genome, chromosome VI encodes:
- a CDS encoding putative Trichohyalin → MADGKNIEKITAERLESQRKLAEILQDERRSTEERLKAATDAFNALQSQLTRALQQADEERQALREEVSKQTEEATRAAGLISQLETDLELTRRSLLQQTALTAAAAAAQAIAATEGEESEKQKKLEDDIQRLEEANASLEKAVAEERKKLEEERKTWKQQEDEREKTHQEAVEKAVAEERKRLEEERETWRKQEDEREKAHQEAVEKAAAEERKKLEEERETWRKQEDEREKAHQEAVEKAVAEERKKLEEERKTWKQQEDEREKAHQEAVEKAVAEERKKLEEERKTWKQQEDEREKAHQEAVEKAVAEERKKLEEERKTWKQQEDEREKAHQEAVEKAVAEERKKLEEERETWRKQEDEREKTHQEAVEKAVAEERKRLEEERETWKKQEEEREKETQKAVEKAVAEERKKLEEERETWKKQEEEREKETQKAVEKAVAEERKRLEEERKEREEEDGKRKEQERVERTEVLKRTEEETARAKQQVEELEKRMCEQEEKNRRLETVLREKEEKEEAFKQQTAEEKQALVKEIERLTDQAAEAAGYKDVAEKLRKANQENGDLELRLEALVDEKEAAVREVTAAMEKAQDEETEIVMFSQSGEFSDEEDEGLQPSSVIRRKLRRIEKLEGEVKTKEAAVHDLEEKVNTLLASQSAATVNLAAKEEELAAEQKRNEQLQRDLDAHRKEEEEKKKSVEALEKENCALQERNLALAQQLADEGTKAADAEAKLHAAEEALKAAREEASISAESASAFADRQELLEKTGRLTMDLAEKTEEVAQLQQKLRRLEKLPQTAETLSVPPTNATGDALVDENARLRRDIATKDGQLAELEQKLSEAEQEVKLRARSRAGSEWKVVTLVQTNADLVTKLAKAEEDLAAERRAGTQQKEERERMAQQQKDQEEKIHDLVATNAQLVDDLAAKDAAASEATRQLVLATEKLKNLEARQVKAGEQASKINELKTSNETLSEKVQEQEAAIRALHEEAETRRREAEKAAADLEAKNRDIAEINATHEKAVDTLTKKEAEMERAAQHAREVEASLRESLSAAQARLEETEKKIVEIESHYRDARAAETQAKDAALASLRSELASLKAQLAGAQKKQNAAHAEADEKVQQLLAANSGLVTELAEKEAHLADVKHQLGKLEAKAARCSEAVSPESSADEAMARLLITNSELMNRLAEKEEESTHAAQLLATLKSENEMLRCRIEDRERQEREDAREDERGKNLHSERESENVTALREHLEEARVLLALEKEKRVQQNLKLKRQLASVEEARKKLEEERDEALAAWETHQCSTSPAPSGRRRSPERSQTPSERENVPETGASGDAGPGVPRLARFKREVERLREAGADISPLEERFLLRKMERHPTEAEATLAIRRAEVEMHEKVAAGRGGKHPGSWWPNDGTSVQAKPPGTRLAALKDRENDRVELTAAEMAFFGGDGPSVLSVLEHSTPPESYLALPFAAPPHAHLQSSSSRPRLVSPLSPFAGSAAASPHPSDFLTSVSLYRPELWREASAACLTFSEPQPFELSPSRLPPLRQTPEEAMRNPFPLIHTLATVYKGHPRPSRCTANRNSSSSTSASRVNSPASLQPFFAPLPLSRPFAARRAKRGDCVRNGPIAVASPHGNAERENGNKHRENGGETERERARRPLAESPTETPFAAEKGEGNGEQRYGQDRDEEDQGFHTNSLDSDSPGSGRQETPEGKGKKRRGFQRLFPHRDSEKKPKGRGLGGRVAGIISVSRTNSSGRDWKR, encoded by the exons ATGGCG GACGGAAAAAATATTGAAAAAATCACAGCGGAGCGCCTCGAGAGCCAGCGGAAACTGGCAGAAATTCTTCAGGATGAACGA CGATCCACCGAGGAGCGCCTCAAAGCTGCCACGGACGCCTTCAACGCTCTGCAGAGCCAGCTC ACTCGAGCGCTGCAACAAGCGGAtgaggagaggcaggcgttGCGAGAGGAAGTTAGCAAGCAG ActgaagaggcgacgagagccGCGGGGCTCATCTCTCAGCTTGAGACGGATTTGGAGCTCACGAGGCGATCGCTGCTTCAGCAG ACTGCCCTAACcgcggccgccgcagccgctcAGGCGATTGCGGCCAcggagggggaagagagcgagaaacaaaagaagCTGGAGGATGACATTCAGCGTCTCGAGGAGGCAAATGCATCGTTAGAGAAGGCCGTTgctgaggagaggaagaagctggaggaagaaagaaaaacatgGAAACAAcaggaggacgagagagagaagacgcatcAGGAGGCAGTTGAGAAGGCCGTTgctgaggagaggaagaggttagaggaggaaagggaaacatggagaaaacaggaggacgagagagagaaggcgcatcAGGAGGCAGTTGAGAAGGCCGCTgctgaggagaggaagaagctggaggaagaaagagaaacatggagaaaacaggaggacgagagggagaaggcgcatcAGGAGGCAGTTGAGAAGGCCGTTgctgaggagaggaagaagctggaggaagaaagaaaaacatgGAAACAAcaggaggacgagagagagaaggcgcatcAGGAGGCAGTTGAGAAGGCCGTTgctgaggagaggaagaagctggaggaagaaagaaaaacatgGAAACAAcaggaggacgagagagagaaggcgcatcAGGAGGCAGTTGAGAAGGCCGTTgctgaggagaggaagaagctggaggaagaaagaaaaacatgGAAACAAcaggaggacgagagagagaaggcgcatcAGGAGGCAGTTGAGAAGGCCGTTgctgaggagaggaagaagctggaggaagaaagagaaacatggagaaaacaggaggacgagagagagaagacgcatcAGGAGGCAGTTGAGAAGGCCGTTgctgaggagaggaagaggctagaggaggaaagggaaacatggaaaaaacaggaggaagagagggagaaggaaacgcagaaggcAGTTGAGAAGGCCGTTgctgaggagaggaagaagctggaggaagaaagagagacatggaaaaaacaggaggaagagagggagaaggaaacgcagaaggcAGTTGAGAAGGCCGTTgctgaggagaggaagaggctagaggaagaacgaaaggaacgagaggaagaggacggaaagaggaaggagcaagagagagtggagaggacCGAAGTGCTGAAGAGgaccgaggaagaaacggcgagagcgaagcaacAAGTGGAGGAGTTGGAGAAACGGATGTGCGAACAAGAGGAGAAGAATCGCCGCCTCGAGACCGTGTtacgagaaaaggaagaaaaagaagaagcgttCAAACAACAGAccgcagaggagaagcaggcCCTCGTGAAAGAAATTGAACGGCTGACAGACCAA GCTGCAGAAGCTGCAGGGTACAAAGACGTGGCGGAAAAG ctgaggaaggcgaaTCAGGAGAACGGCGACCTCGAGTTGCGCCTCGAGGCCCTCGTCGACGAGAAG GAAGCAGCGGTGCGCGAGGTTACCGCGGCGATGGAAAAGGCGCAAGACGAG GAGACGGAAATTGTGATGTTTAGCCAGAGTGGCGAGTTttcagacgaagaggacgaggggtTGCAGCCCTCGTCAGTCATAAGGCGAAAGTTGCGCCGCATTGAGAAACTCGAGGGAGAGGTgaaaacgaaggaggcggCAGTCCACGACCTCGAAGAAAAAGTGAACACGCTGCTCGCCAGTCAG AGCGCTGCAACGGTGAACCTcgcggcgaaggaggaggagcTAGCAGccgaacagaaaagaaacgaacagCTTCAGCGCGATTTGGAcgcacacagaaaagaagaagaggagaagaaaaag AGCGTGGAGGctctcgagaaggaaaactgTGCTTTGCAAGAAAGGAAC TTGGCTCTTGCCCAGCAACTCGCTGACGAGGGGACGAAGGcagcagacgccgaggcgaaactgcatgcagccgaagAGGCCTTGAAGGCGgcacgagaagaagcctCG ATTTCCGCGGAAAGCGCTTCAGCATTTGCGGACCGCCAGGAACTCCTTGAGAAGACG GGGCGACTGACGATGGACCTGGCGGAGAAGACTGAGGAGGTTGCTCAGCTCCAGCAGAAACTTCGGCGGCTCGAGAAGCTGCCGCAAACCGCAGAGACTCTCAGCGTCCCCCCCACT AACGCAACCGGAGACGCCCTCGTCGACGAGAAT GCGCGCTTGCGCCGCGACATCGCCACCAAGGACGGTCAACTCGCCGAGCTCGAACAGAAACTTAGCGAGGCCGAGCAGGAGGTGAAACTGAGAGCT CGCTCGAGAGCCGGTAGCGAGTGGAAGGTCGTGACTCTCGTACAGACCAAC GCCGACTTGGTTACGAAGCTGGCGAAGGCTGAAGAAGACCTCGCCGCGGAGCGCCGCGCCGGCACTcaacagaaggaagagcgagagaggatgGCCCAGCAACAG AAAGACCAGGAGGAGAAGATTCACGACCTCGTGGCGACAAAT gcGCAGCTTGTTGACGACTTGGCCGCGAAGGACGCggcagcgagcgaggcgaccaGGCAGCTGGTGCTCGCCACAGAGAAGCTGAAAAACCTCGAGGCTCGCCAG GTGAAGGCAGGCGAGCAGGCGTCGAAGATAAACGAATTGAAGACGTCCAAC GAAACTCTGAGCGAGAAAGTGCAGGAGCAAGAGGCGGCGATACGCGCACTTcacgaggaggcagaaacgcggaggcgagaagcggaaaaggcCGCGGCG GACCTCGAGGCCAAGAATCGGGACATTGCAGAAATAAACGCGACGCAC GAGAAGGCTGTCGATACGctgacgaagaaggaggcagaaaTGGAGCGCGCTGCTCAGCACGCCCGCGAGGTCGAGGCATCTCTCCGAGagtctctttctgccgctCAG GCGCGACtagaggagacggagaagaaaattGTCGAAATCGAATCGCACTatcgagacgcgagagcggcggaaACTCAAGCGAAGGACGCAgcactcgcctctctgcgctctgAGCTCGCCAGTCTGAAGGCCCAGCTCGCCGGCgcgcagaaaaagcagaac GCCGCGCATGCGGAAGCCGATGAGAAGGTTCAGCAGCTCCTCGCGGCAAAT AGTGGGCTGGTCACAGAACttgccgagaaggaagctcATCTGGCTGACGTGAAGCACCAACTGGGAAAGTTGGAAGCGAAAGCTGCAAGATGCTCTGAG GCGGTTTCGCCAGAGTCGAGTGCTGACGAGGCGATGGCGCGCCTCCTCATCACAAACAGTGAACTGATGAACCGGCTGgctgaaaaggaagaagaatcgACGCACGCCGCGCAGCTTCTGGCGACGCTGAAGTCGGAAAACGAGATGCTTCGGTGTCGAATCGAAGACCGGGAGCGCcaagaacgcgaggacgcgagagaagacgagagagggaagaacctccacagcgagcgagaaagcgagaacgtCACGGCGCTCCGCGAACACTTGGAGGAAGCCCGAGTCCTCCTCGCactcgagaaggagaaacgcgttcaGCAGAATCTGAAGCTAAAGCGGCAGCTCGCCTCggtcgaggaggcgcg aaagaaactggaagaagaacgcgacgaagCACTCGCTGCGTGGGAGACGCACCAATGCTCGACGTCGCCCGCGCCTTCAGGTCGCCGGCGAAGCCCAGAACGAAGCCAGACGccttcagagagagaaaacgttcCAGAGACCGGAGCCAGCGGGGACGCGGGTCCCGGGGtgccgcgtctcgcgcgtttcaagcgcgaagtggagagactccgcgaggcaggcgccgacATCAGCCCGCTGGAAGAGCGGTTTCTCCTCCGCAAGATGGAGCGACATCcgacagaggcggaagcgacgcTCGCGATTCGCCGCGCAGAAGTCGAGATGCACGAGAAGGTGGCCGCGGGACGTGGCGGAAAACATCCAGGAAGCTGGTGGCCAAACGACGGAACCAGTGTGCAGGCGAAACCTCCTGggacgcgcctcgccgcgctgAAAGATCGCGAGAACGACCGAGTTGAGTTGACAGCTGCAGAGATGGCTTTCTTCGGAGGCGACGGGCCCTCTGTTCTGAGTGTACTGGAGCACTCCACTCCGCCTGAAAGCTACTTG gCTCTTCCGttcgctgcgcctcctcaCGCGCACCTCcagtcttcctcctctcgtcctcgccttgtctcccctttgtctcctttcgcgggttctgcggcggcgtcgcctcaCCCTTCGGATTTCCTCACTTCGGTGTCTCTGTATCGGCCAGAGTTGTGGCGAGAGGCTTCAGCAGCTTGCCTGACGTTCTCAGAGCCTCAGCCGTTCGAGTTGTCTCCTTCGAGGCTGCCGCCGCTTCGACAGACTCCCGAAGAAGCGATGCGGAACCCCTTCCCGCTGATTCATACCCTGGCCACAGTCTACAAAGGCCACCCCCGTCCGTCGCGCTGTACGGCGAACCGGaattcttcctcgtcgaccAGTGCGTCGCGGGTGAATTCCCCCGCTTCGCTTCAGCCTTTCTTCGCACcgctgccgctctcgcgACCGTttgcagcgagaagagcgaaacgcgGCGACTGCGTGCGGAACGGCCCGATCGcagtcgcctcgccgcacggaaacgcggaaagagagaacggaaacaAGCACAGGGAgaacggcggagagacagagcgcgaaCGGGCGAGAAGACCTCTTGCGGAGTCTCCAACAGAGACGCCGTTtgcggcagagaagggagaaggaaatggAGAGCAAAGATAtggacaagacagagacgaggaagatcAAGGCTTTCACACAAACAGTTTAGACTCTGACAGCCCGGGATCGGGAAGgcaagagacaccggaaggcaaagggaagaagaggcgcggtTTCCAGCGACTCTTTCCGCACAGAGACTCCGAAAAAAAACCAAAGGGAAGAGGCCTCGGTGGGCGCGTTGCGGGCATCATCTCAGTCAGTCGAACGAACTCTTCAGGCCGAGACTGGAAGCGGTAG
- a CDS encoding putative TGF-beta-inducible nuclear protein 1: protein MTEDEMFKVLRSGKRKRKMWKRVVNKVCFVGEDFTRKPPKFERYIRPTGLRFKKAHVTHPELKTTFHLDIVGVKKNPQSHLYTSLGVITKGTIIEVNVSELGLVTQTGKVVWAKYAQVTNNPELDGCINAVLLV from the exons ATGACCGAAGACGAGATGTTCAAGGTTCTCCGCAGTGGAAAGCGCAAAA gaaagATGTGGAAGCGCGTGGTGAACAAAGTGTGCTTCGTCGGAGAAGACTTCACGAGGAAACCGCCCAAATTCGAGAGGTACATTCGGCCCACGGGTCTTCGCTTCAAGAAGGCGCATGTCACGCATCCCGAGTTGAAAACCACCTTCCACTTGGACATCGTTGGCGTGAAGAAGAATCCCCAGTCTCACCTCTACACTTCCCTCGGCGTCATCACAAAGG gaACGATCATCGAGGTCAACGTGAGCGAACTGGGCCTTGTCACTCAAACCGGCAAAGTCGTATGGG ccAAATATGCCCAGGTTACCAACAACCCCGAACTGGATGGCTGCATCAACGCCGTGCTCCTCGTCTAG